From the genome of Gracilibacillus salitolerans, one region includes:
- a CDS encoding Gfo/Idh/MocA family protein — MTSKVSIGIIGSGGIAAAHARAYLSFPDVEIIGVSDIIPGKAQSFIDQLGIEGAVACDSVKDLLALDIEAVSVCTPNVAHHSASVEALNAGKHVLVEKPLAVTLDQGIDMVKTAKVNEKILSVGFQPRYDPNMKAIKELINSGKLGDVYYMQAGGGRRRGMPGGTFINKELAGAGAMADIGCYSLDLVLNALNYPKPLTVSAYTSNLFGTNPAYHPEADKFEVEDFGVAMVRLEGGKVLNFKISWAMHMDSLGPTLFLGTEAGLKLTPAGNGPWSGVWDGGIGSIELFHDLNNHHVETSIPVQEHTIDIFREKVRDFVTAVKEGKPAPIPAEEILVNQAIIDGILRSSDLGREVEIHIPEI; from the coding sequence ATGACTAGTAAAGTTAGCATAGGAATTATAGGAAGTGGTGGAATTGCAGCTGCTCATGCGAGAGCTTATCTAAGTTTTCCAGATGTTGAAATTATTGGTGTTTCAGATATTATACCAGGCAAAGCCCAAAGCTTTATTGATCAGCTTGGTATAGAAGGTGCAGTAGCATGTGATAGTGTAAAAGATTTATTAGCTTTAGATATCGAAGCTGTAAGTGTTTGTACACCGAATGTCGCCCATCACTCTGCCTCCGTTGAGGCTCTGAATGCAGGAAAACACGTATTAGTTGAAAAGCCACTAGCTGTAACGTTAGATCAAGGTATTGATATGGTGAAAACAGCAAAAGTTAATGAGAAAATTTTAAGTGTAGGCTTCCAACCAAGATATGATCCTAATATGAAAGCGATAAAAGAATTAATCAATTCTGGTAAACTAGGTGATGTCTATTATATGCAAGCTGGCGGTGGTCGTCGCAGAGGAATGCCTGGCGGAACGTTTATTAACAAAGAATTAGCTGGAGCAGGTGCGATGGCGGATATTGGTTGTTATTCATTGGATTTAGTTTTGAATGCTTTAAATTATCCTAAGCCATTGACTGTATCTGCCTATACGTCTAATTTATTTGGAACGAATCCAGCTTATCACCCTGAAGCAGATAAGTTTGAAGTAGAAGACTTTGGTGTTGCGATGGTCCGTCTAGAAGGTGGTAAAGTATTGAATTTCAAAATCTCTTGGGCTATGCATATGGATTCTTTAGGACCAACCTTATTCCTTGGAACAGAGGCCGGTCTGAAATTGACGCCGGCAGGTAATGGTCCATGGAGCGGTGTCTGGGACGGTGGTATCGGATCAATTGAATTATTCCATGATCTAAATAATCATCATGTAGAGACATCCATTCCTGTTCAGGAGCACACTATTGATATTTTTAGAGAAAAAGTACGCGATTTCGTTACTGCAGTAAAAGAAGGAAAACCAGCACCGATTCCTGCAGAAGAGATCTTAGTCAATCAAGCCATTATTGATGGTATCTTGCGATCGTCAGATTTAGGAAGAGAAGTAGAGATTCATATACCAGAAATATAA
- a CDS encoding sugar phosphate isomerase/epimerase family protein has protein sequence MNYSIGMRLSPNIGGEGMEYVAKWAASIGLDVIDVPEWNQDIKKVLDKYGLKVGSIDGRGAVGNTKLLSLDADKRKQAVADLTEQMSEVAALGGKVIFMCLIPEDNSTPRSKSFELWKETFPEVVAHAEREDLYIALEGYPGPSPYYPTIGCTPEILRAMFQAIPSKHFGLNYDPSHLVRLGIDYMRVLSEFGDHINYCHGKDTEILQQELYEFGTLPATFGTNIDFSEGSWRYTIPGHGEVDWGKVAIGLEKIGYQGPISIELEDHRYWGSLALEKQGIIKAKEHLERYFK, from the coding sequence ATGAATTATTCAATTGGTATGCGTTTATCTCCAAATATTGGAGGAGAAGGTATGGAATATGTTGCCAAGTGGGCAGCGAGCATTGGTTTAGATGTGATCGATGTTCCGGAATGGAATCAAGATATAAAAAAAGTTCTAGATAAGTATGGGCTTAAAGTAGGATCGATTGATGGTCGAGGTGCAGTGGGTAACACAAAGCTATTAAGTCTAGATGCTGATAAAAGGAAACAAGCGGTTGCCGATTTAACAGAACAGATGTCAGAGGTTGCTGCCTTAGGTGGTAAAGTGATATTCATGTGCTTGATTCCAGAGGATAATAGCACACCGAGGTCAAAAAGTTTTGAATTATGGAAAGAAACGTTTCCTGAAGTTGTAGCACATGCAGAAAGAGAAGATCTCTATATCGCATTAGAAGGTTATCCTGGTCCGTCTCCATACTATCCAACTATCGGGTGCACCCCTGAGATACTAAGAGCGATGTTTCAAGCTATTCCTTCTAAACATTTTGGTTTGAATTATGATCCATCTCACTTAGTACGCTTAGGAATAGATTACATGCGCGTATTATCGGAATTCGGTGATCATATTAATTACTGTCATGGTAAAGACACAGAAATATTACAACAGGAATTATATGAATTCGGGACTTTACCAGCTACATTTGGAACAAATATTGATTTTTCAGAAGGGTCTTGGCGATATACGATACCAGGTCATGGAGAAGTGGACTGGGGCAAAGTAGCAATAGGTCTTGAAAAAATAGGTTACCAAGGGCCGATAAGTATCGAGTTAGAAGACCATAGATATTGGGGCTCACTCGCCTTAGAAAAACAAGGTATTATAAAAGCGAAGGAACATTTAGAGAGATATTTTAAATAA
- a CDS encoding carbohydrate ABC transporter permease, translated as MQPKVKKNLLTTSAHIGLLIASAFFLVPFLWMVSTSLKPVTQIFTYPPEFIPNPFQWSNYIEATEYIPFFTYLSNTAIITVLSTIGVMLSCPLVAYSFAKLEWTGRNTMFIITIAVMMIPMQVTMIPLFLLFNKVGWVGTPLPLIVPAFFGVPFSIFLMRQFFMGLPNTLRDAAKIDGASEFRIYWQIMLPLAKPAVLAVGLFQFMNVWTDFIGPLLYLTDESQYTLSLGLQQFQSQKGTEWGLMMAVSTMMTLPIIILFFFMQRTFIQGITFSGIK; from the coding sequence ATGCAGCCAAAAGTCAAAAAAAATCTTTTGACAACATCTGCTCACATTGGTTTATTAATTGCTTCGGCATTTTTCTTGGTGCCGTTCTTGTGGATGGTGTCAACATCACTGAAGCCAGTGACACAAATCTTTACGTATCCGCCTGAATTTATACCAAATCCATTTCAATGGAGCAATTATATTGAGGCAACAGAATATATTCCGTTCTTTACCTATTTATCTAATACGGCGATTATTACTGTGTTAAGTACGATAGGGGTTATGTTATCCTGTCCTCTCGTAGCTTACAGCTTCGCTAAGCTAGAATGGACAGGCCGCAATACGATGTTTATTATCACTATTGCAGTGATGATGATTCCGATGCAAGTTACGATGATTCCGCTCTTTCTCTTGTTTAATAAGGTGGGCTGGGTAGGAACACCGTTACCATTAATTGTCCCTGCATTTTTCGGTGTACCATTCTCCATCTTTTTAATGAGACAATTTTTTATGGGCTTGCCCAACACATTGCGAGATGCGGCGAAAATTGATGGAGCTAGTGAATTCAGAATTTATTGGCAAATTATGCTTCCGCTTGCTAAGCCAGCTGTGTTAGCGGTTGGATTGTTTCAGTTTATGAATGTATGGACTGACTTTATCGGGCCATTACTTTATCTTACGGATGAATCACAATATACGTTGTCACTAGGTTTACAGCAATTCCAAAGTCAGAAAGGGACAGAATGGGGCTTAATGATGGCTGTGTCCACCATGATGACATTGCCGATTATTATCTTATTTTTCTTTATGCAACGTACATTTATTCAAGGGATTACTTTTAGCGGCATTAAATAA
- a CDS encoding carbohydrate ABC transporter permease, whose protein sequence is MKKMEQSDQALVEEGMEASIKKKSKISGSSINGWLFASPWVIGLILFYAFPLFSSIYYSFTTYSILSPGEFIGFSNYKQLMVDGIFWKSIYNTVYFAIFFVPLSIIIGVALAMLLNMRVKGMAVYRTIFFLPTLVPHVALAVLWMWLLNPGFGLVNGVLDAIGLTGPNWLGSVTWSKPSLILMSLWAIGQPVIIYLAGLGDIPQELYEAADVDGASWLQKTFKVTLPLLTPVIFFNLVMGAIGAFQQFTLPYTMTQGQGTPDNSLTFYVMYLYDNAFKYSKMGYASAMAWILFIVIMLLTAVIFISSKRWVHYQGK, encoded by the coding sequence ATGAAAAAGATGGAACAATCTGATCAAGCTTTAGTAGAGGAAGGCATGGAAGCCTCCATAAAGAAGAAGTCTAAAATAAGTGGATCATCAATTAATGGCTGGTTATTTGCTTCGCCCTGGGTAATAGGTTTAATTCTATTTTATGCATTTCCACTCTTCTCCTCCATTTATTATAGTTTTACTACATATAGTATATTAAGCCCTGGTGAATTCATTGGCTTCAGTAACTATAAACAACTAATGGTTGATGGGATATTTTGGAAATCAATCTATAATACCGTTTACTTCGCCATTTTCTTTGTACCTTTAAGCATCATTATTGGGGTTGCATTAGCTATGCTGCTGAATATGAGAGTGAAAGGAATGGCGGTCTATCGTACCATTTTCTTTCTGCCAACCTTAGTCCCTCACGTGGCATTAGCAGTATTGTGGATGTGGCTATTAAATCCAGGATTTGGTTTAGTGAATGGCGTGTTAGACGCAATTGGGCTTACAGGGCCAAATTGGTTAGGAAGTGTAACATGGTCGAAGCCATCGTTAATTTTAATGTCCTTATGGGCGATTGGACAGCCTGTAATAATTTATTTAGCAGGGCTTGGAGACATTCCTCAAGAATTGTATGAAGCTGCTGATGTGGATGGTGCAAGCTGGTTGCAGAAAACTTTTAAAGTAACATTGCCATTGTTAACACCTGTTATTTTCTTTAATTTGGTAATGGGGGCAATCGGTGCTTTCCAACAATTTACCCTGCCATATACGATGACGCAGGGACAAGGAACCCCCGATAACTCATTGACCTTTTATGTTATGTATTTATATGACAATGCCTTCAAATATTCTAAGATGGGTTATGCGTCTGCAATGGCATGGATTCTCTTTATCGTTATCATGCTATTAACAGCAGTCATTTTCATTTCATCCAAACGTTGGGTACATTACCAAGGTAAATAA
- a CDS encoding ABC transporter substrate-binding protein yields MSNSIFHKLMFSFCLVLVMVLAACSSDDEASESASGENTVEFWHSMTDTAGDAVEQVIEEFEKEYPDIDIKATYVANQGEGQNEKLLTAIAGGNPPDVAYFDRFEVATWAAEGSLESLTDLAEEAGISKDDYYDFAWDELIYEGDLYGIPTTTDSRLLFYNRDHFEEVGLDPENPPTTIDELEEAAEKLTIKDGNRFERIGFIPWFAQGSFYSWGWSFGGDFYDPETGEVTADDPKNVEALEWITEFGKKYGVEDIAGFTDSQGSGAMDPFVSGQISMKIDGNFGVASLEKFAPDLNYGVTPIPTPTGDNFKTWSGGWSVVIPKGANNQDGAWEFLKFFGSEEGQKIFSEGSRDFSVIDSVNESLGYTDDPIFSEFINILPESNSRPVMTAGSLYWNALADAVESSTRENGTPKENLEEVTQRVTEALEE; encoded by the coding sequence ATGAGTAATTCTATCTTTCATAAATTAATGTTTAGCTTCTGTTTAGTACTAGTAATGGTTTTAGCTGCTTGTTCATCAGATGATGAAGCTAGTGAGAGTGCTAGTGGGGAAAACACGGTGGAATTCTGGCATTCTATGACGGATACGGCAGGTGACGCAGTAGAACAGGTTATAGAAGAATTCGAAAAAGAATATCCAGATATCGATATTAAAGCCACGTATGTAGCAAATCAAGGTGAGGGTCAAAATGAAAAATTATTAACAGCTATCGCCGGTGGAAATCCTCCTGATGTCGCTTATTTTGACCGATTTGAAGTAGCTACATGGGCTGCTGAGGGATCGTTGGAATCACTAACAGATTTGGCAGAAGAAGCCGGGATAAGTAAAGATGATTATTATGATTTTGCGTGGGACGAACTTATTTATGAAGGAGATTTGTACGGAATTCCAACGACGACCGATTCACGATTGCTTTTCTATAATAGAGATCATTTCGAAGAAGTAGGTTTAGACCCAGAGAATCCACCTACAACAATTGATGAATTGGAAGAAGCTGCAGAAAAATTAACGATTAAAGACGGAAATCGGTTTGAAAGAATAGGTTTTATTCCATGGTTTGCTCAAGGTTCGTTCTATAGCTGGGGCTGGTCATTTGGTGGGGATTTCTATGATCCAGAAACAGGAGAAGTAACCGCTGATGATCCTAAGAATGTTGAAGCACTAGAGTGGATTACAGAGTTTGGTAAAAAATACGGTGTGGAAGATATTGCAGGTTTCACAGATTCTCAAGGTTCGGGTGCGATGGATCCCTTTGTATCAGGTCAGATTAGTATGAAAATTGATGGTAACTTTGGGGTAGCATCTCTAGAGAAATTTGCTCCTGATTTAAATTATGGAGTGACGCCAATTCCAACTCCGACTGGCGATAATTTCAAGACATGGTCTGGTGGCTGGTCGGTAGTGATACCGAAAGGTGCTAACAATCAGGATGGTGCTTGGGAATTCCTGAAGTTCTTTGGAAGTGAAGAAGGTCAGAAGATTTTCAGTGAAGGAAGTAGAGACTTCTCTGTAATTGATTCAGTAAATGAATCCTTAGGATATACCGATGATCCCATTTTTTCTGAGTTTATTAATATTTTGCCAGAATCTAATTCTCGTCCCGTAATGACAGCAGGTTCGCTATATTGGAATGCATTAGCGGATGCAGTGGAATCTTCAACACGTGAAAACGGTACGCCGAAAGAGAATTTAGAAGAGGTGACCCAGCGAGTTACAGAAGCTTTGGAAGAATAA
- a CDS encoding MFS transporter, translated as MANFFIFLGFQMTLPTIPLFVQQLGGSDEFIGIITGIFTFSALLLRPTAGHALETRGRQFVYMIGLGIFVISIGSYAFITSIVFLFIMRCVQGLGWGFSTTATGTIATDLIPVSRRGEGMGYFGLSGNIALAFGPALGLTLYGYISFTTLFLICSALGLVALLLSSQIRYKPVDPEAKKVVTPRFDVFEKKALRPSLLLFFITTCFGGIASFLPLYTEQEGIAGIEAYFFVFAIFLMITRTFAGQLYDRRGHIVVFLPGTFLILMAMVLLAWLPNSFVLFVAAALYGLGFGTVQPALQAWAVNQAPDNRKGMANATFFSFFDLGVGVGAIGFGFIASSLGYSYIYLTGAVSAMISILLYISLLMKDKKVREREAV; from the coding sequence ATGGCAAATTTTTTTATATTTTTAGGGTTTCAGATGACGTTACCGACGATTCCGTTATTTGTTCAGCAATTGGGCGGCAGTGATGAGTTTATTGGAATTATTACAGGTATTTTTACATTTTCGGCATTACTTTTACGACCGACTGCCGGGCATGCGTTGGAAACTAGAGGAAGACAGTTTGTGTATATGATTGGTCTGGGCATTTTTGTGATTTCGATTGGTTCTTACGCGTTTATTACAAGTATTGTCTTTTTATTTATTATGCGTTGTGTCCAGGGGTTAGGATGGGGCTTTTCGACAACGGCTACAGGTACGATTGCGACAGATTTGATTCCGGTAAGCAGACGAGGGGAAGGAATGGGCTATTTTGGTCTGTCTGGTAATATTGCGCTTGCCTTCGGACCGGCTTTAGGGCTTACTTTATACGGTTATATTTCGTTTACTACATTGTTTTTGATTTGTTCAGCGTTAGGATTAGTAGCGTTATTATTGTCTAGTCAGATTAGATACAAGCCTGTTGATCCTGAAGCGAAAAAGGTGGTTACTCCAAGGTTTGATGTATTTGAGAAAAAGGCATTACGACCGTCGTTATTATTGTTTTTTATTACGACTTGTTTTGGCGGAATTGCTTCATTCCTTCCGTTATATACGGAGCAAGAAGGAATTGCAGGAATTGAGGCTTACTTTTTTGTTTTTGCGATTTTCTTAATGATTACGAGAACGTTTGCCGGACAACTGTATGATCGAAGAGGGCATATTGTCGTGTTTTTACCTGGGACGTTTTTGATTTTGATGGCTATGGTATTATTAGCATGGTTGCCAAATTCCTTTGTTCTGTTTGTAGCTGCTGCATTGTATGGCTTAGGATTTGGTACGGTACAGCCAGCGCTTCAAGCGTGGGCAGTAAATCAAGCACCTGATAATCGCAAAGGAATGGCGAATGCAACTTTCTTTTCCTTCTTTGATTTAGGTGTAGGGGTTGGTGCGATTGGCTTTGGCTTTATCGCATCCTCATTGGGTTACAGCTACATTTATCTTACAGGCGCCGTCTCAGCTATGATTTCGATTTTATTATATATATCATTGTTGATGAAAGATAAGAAGGTTCGGGAGCGAGAAGCGGTTTAA
- a CDS encoding YdcF family protein: protein MDWKKWLFVSAPLFLLLISIIVLINLHKLLVLEQQPKKADAILVLSGGKGEREAEAAKLYHEGWSDSVIVTGALIGWETYSSEIMTEHLIELDVPEDAIYSFKEVTSTREEAELSQPLLRQLNVETLLIVTNKYHSARAKWIFQKTLNDENIEVISVPVRDDIYDKNWWKDHESRKHGASEVLKFVWELFRL from the coding sequence ATGGATTGGAAAAAATGGCTATTCGTCTCAGCACCTCTATTTTTGTTGCTAATTAGCATTATTGTTTTGATTAATTTACATAAGTTGTTGGTGTTAGAACAGCAGCCGAAAAAAGCAGATGCTATTTTAGTATTAAGTGGTGGAAAAGGCGAACGAGAGGCAGAGGCAGCTAAGCTCTATCACGAAGGTTGGAGTGATTCCGTTATCGTCACCGGTGCGCTCATCGGTTGGGAAACTTACTCATCAGAGATTATGACGGAGCATCTGATTGAATTGGATGTGCCTGAAGACGCTATTTATTCGTTCAAAGAAGTGACCAGCACCAGAGAAGAAGCAGAACTGTCCCAACCGCTACTGCGCCAGCTAAACGTTGAGACTCTACTGATAGTGACTAATAAATATCACTCCGCACGGGCCAAATGGATCTTTCAAAAAACATTGAATGATGAAAATATCGAAGTAATCTCTGTCCCTGTTCGTGATGATATCTATGACAAGAATTGGTGGAAAGACCATGAATCAAGAAAGCACGGAGCAAGCGAAGTATTAAAATTCGTTTGGGAACTTTTTCGTCTATAG
- a CDS encoding D-2-hydroxyacid dehydrogenase: protein MSARTLVINMNLDENLFNEIKQEIPDWNVIANKDTDKIQDEMAEAEVVLHWKRAAAPVLLEENKRLKWVQTWSAGVNGLPLEPLQQKNVTLTSANGVHAYPISETIFALMLGLTRKIHTYVRQQQEKTWHNAGIKLEMHEKTIGIIGVGAIGQETAKIAKAFGMKVLGVRHSGKRADHVDEMYTPDQLADILPLCDYVVITLPLTEETTGMFGAEELRLMKNSAFLINIGRGPIVKEDELIQALENHEIAGAGLDVFQAEPLPEDSPLWTMDNVIVTPHTAGATEHYTERVIRDIFIPNLRHYLESSTPNMNVVDYEKGY, encoded by the coding sequence ATGAGTGCACGAACACTAGTAATAAATATGAACTTAGATGAAAACCTGTTCAATGAAATCAAGCAGGAAATCCCTGACTGGAACGTCATCGCAAACAAAGACACTGACAAGATTCAGGACGAAATGGCCGAGGCGGAGGTAGTGCTGCATTGGAAAAGAGCTGCTGCACCGGTTTTGTTGGAGGAAAATAAGCGTTTAAAATGGGTTCAAACCTGGAGTGCAGGAGTTAACGGTCTTCCGCTCGAACCTTTACAACAAAAAAACGTGACATTGACGAGTGCAAACGGCGTACATGCCTATCCGATTTCCGAAACGATTTTTGCTCTTATGCTGGGTTTAACTCGAAAAATTCATACATATGTGCGCCAACAGCAGGAGAAAACGTGGCACAATGCGGGGATAAAATTAGAAATGCACGAAAAAACGATTGGCATTATTGGTGTCGGTGCTATTGGTCAAGAAACAGCTAAAATTGCCAAAGCTTTTGGCATGAAAGTACTTGGTGTTCGTCATTCAGGTAAACGAGCAGATCATGTTGATGAAATGTATACACCTGATCAATTAGCTGATATTTTACCTCTATGTGACTATGTTGTCATTACACTTCCGTTGACAGAAGAAACAACAGGCATGTTTGGGGCAGAAGAGCTCCGTCTAATGAAAAATAGTGCGTTTCTAATTAACATTGGAAGGGGACCGATTGTGAAGGAGGACGAGCTCATTCAAGCGTTGGAAAATCATGAAATTGCCGGAGCTGGACTTGACGTGTTTCAGGCGGAACCTTTACCAGAAGACAGTCCATTATGGACTATGGATAACGTCATCGTAACCCCGCATACTGCAGGAGCAACAGAACACTATACAGAGCGTGTTATTCGAGATATTTTTATTCCTAACTTAAGGCATTACCTTGAGTCTAGTACACCAAATATGAATGTTGTAGATTATGAGAAGGGGTATTAG
- a CDS encoding carbohydrate ABC transporter permease, protein MSHRKSWILSIVGIVIVALFLFPVYWMVITAFKAQTEIFQTPPTLFPQNFQIDSFIAVMQGDVGQYFLNSVIIAGLATLVVLLLAVPSAYGLARFKIKGVSSMMLIFLVTQMLPATVVLTPLFIVFNNLGLLNTYVAPVLATATLGVPFSVLLLRTFFMGIPKELEEAANIDGCSRLRAFLQVIIPISLPSVLVCGAISFFFAWGDLIFSITFNRDQELWPLTAGIFNAVGRYGIEWNNLMAFATISVLPVIIIFVLLQKHLVEGLVSGSVK, encoded by the coding sequence ATGAGTCATAGAAAAAGTTGGATACTAAGCATAGTAGGTATTGTGATTGTTGCCTTGTTTCTCTTTCCAGTTTATTGGATGGTGATAACTGCCTTTAAAGCACAAACGGAAATATTTCAAACACCACCTACATTATTTCCGCAAAATTTTCAGATCGATAGTTTTATAGCAGTCATGCAAGGGGATGTCGGACAGTATTTTCTTAATAGTGTCATTATTGCTGGTCTGGCAACCTTGGTTGTTTTATTATTAGCGGTGCCATCAGCATATGGCTTGGCAAGATTTAAGATTAAGGGAGTTTCATCCATGATGCTTATTTTTCTTGTCACTCAAATGTTACCTGCTACGGTTGTATTAACTCCGCTATTCATTGTGTTCAACAATTTAGGGTTGTTAAATACGTATGTTGCCCCCGTACTGGCAACAGCTACTCTAGGAGTACCTTTTTCTGTATTATTACTAAGAACCTTCTTTATGGGTATACCAAAAGAATTAGAAGAAGCGGCTAATATAGATGGTTGTAGCCGTTTAAGAGCATTTTTGCAAGTGATAATTCCGATCTCCCTACCAAGTGTATTAGTATGTGGAGCAATTTCTTTCTTTTTTGCTTGGGGCGATTTAATTTTTAGTATTACATTTAACAGAGATCAAGAATTATGGCCGCTTACGGCAGGTATTTTTAATGCGGTAGGACGCTATGGGATCGAATGGAATAACTTAATGGCATTTGCTACGATTTCCGTCTTGCCTGTAATTATCATCTTTGTTCTTCTGCAAAAACATTTAGTGGAAGGGTTAGTAAGCGGATCTGTTAAGTAG
- a CDS encoding carbohydrate ABC transporter permease has translation MWKKLRKQAGGYLFVLPAVIFMLLLIGYPLLYNIILSFQNVDLSNLAGGNREFVGFDNYRTVAEEDVFGISIKNTLIYTVGSVFFQVIIGFCLASFFSMKFKLAGFLRGIMMISWLIPMTVTALLFKFMMGSEEGILNQMLMTFHFIEDPIGWLSSPDIALWSVIIANIWIGIPFNMLLLSTGLSSLPQDVYESASLDGANWWQKLVHITLPLLKPVIMVVLMLGFIYTFKVFDVVYVMTGGGPINSTEVLSTLAFRYSFSDFDFSLGAAVANVLFIILFVISLIYLRMIKKDEAI, from the coding sequence GTGTGGAAGAAACTTAGAAAGCAAGCAGGAGGTTATTTGTTTGTGCTCCCTGCTGTTATATTTATGCTGCTGTTGATAGGCTATCCGTTGCTGTACAATATTATTCTTAGCTTTCAAAATGTTGATTTAAGTAATTTAGCAGGAGGTAATAGAGAATTTGTGGGCTTTGATAACTATCGAACTGTCGCAGAGGAAGATGTGTTTGGTATTTCCATAAAAAATACGTTGATATACACCGTAGGCAGTGTATTTTTTCAAGTAATTATTGGATTCTGTCTTGCTTCGTTTTTTAGTATGAAATTTAAGTTAGCGGGTTTCTTAAGAGGTATTATGATGATCAGTTGGCTGATTCCTATGACGGTTACAGCTTTATTGTTTAAATTTATGATGGGATCTGAAGAAGGAATACTGAACCAGATGTTAATGACATTTCATTTTATCGAAGACCCAATTGGGTGGTTATCTAGTCCTGACATCGCGCTGTGGAGTGTAATCATAGCTAATATCTGGATCGGTATTCCGTTTAACATGTTATTGTTATCCACTGGGTTAAGCAGTCTGCCACAGGATGTTTATGAAAGTGCCAGCCTGGATGGAGCGAATTGGTGGCAAAAGCTTGTTCATATTACATTACCATTATTAAAGCCGGTAATCATGGTGGTATTAATGCTTGGCTTTATTTATACATTTAAAGTTTTTGATGTTGTGTATGTCATGACTGGTGGAGGACCAATTAATTCAACAGAGGTACTCTCGACCTTGGCCTTTAGGTATTCATTTAGTGATTTTGATTTCAGTTTAGGTGCAGCTGTCGCTAACGTGCTATTTATCATATTATTCGTGATTAGTTTAATTTATCTACGAATGATTAAGAAAGATGAGGCGATATAG